Below is a genomic region from Delftia tsuruhatensis.
GCAAAAGCTCACGCATCCCGAATACCCGCAGGCCGAAGTGCGCACGCCCGCGCTGCGCGCGCTGGATGTCTCGGATGCCGCCATCTATGAGCGCGAATGCTTCGGCCCCGTGTCCTACCTGGTGGCAGTGCCCTCGGCCCAGGCTGCGCGCGAGCTGGCCGAGCGCAGCGTGCGCGCGCATGGCGCGATGACGCTGGGCCTGTACTCCACGGATGCGGCCTTCGTCGATGCCGTGGCGGCCTCGGCGCTGCGCGCGCGCGTGGCCCTGTCCATCAACCTCACGCAGGGCGTGATGGTCAACCAGTCGGCCGGCTTTTCGGACTTCCACGCCACGGGCGGCAACCCCGCCGCCAATGCCAGCTACACCACGCTGGCCTTCGTGGCCGACCGCTTCGTGGTCGTGCAGCGCAGGTGGTAAGGGACCGGGCCGAGCCTAGGCCTGGCGGGCCTTGCGCGGCTTCTTTTCGTCAGGCGCGCTGACCGCGCGCACGCCGCCGAAGAACAGCTGGGACACCATGGTGCCAATGGCGTCATGGTCCAGCATGCCGCCCGGCTTGAGCCAGGTGAAGGTCCAGTTGATCATGCCGAACAGCAGCATGGCCAGGGGCTTGCCCAGGGCGCTGTCGGCGGGCTCGCCGCGCACCTGGGCAATGGTCTGCGCAAAGGCGGCGACCACGCGGCGCTCCACGTCCAGGATGCGCTGCTGGTCTTCCTCGCGCAGGAAGCGCACGTCCTCGGTGAGCACGCGGTGCGCGTTCTGGGCCTGGGCGTACTCCCGGCCGAAGCCGCGGATCAGCGCATGCAGGCGCTGCTCGGGATCGGCATGGGCCTGCAGGGTGTCGTTGACCAGCGCTTCGAGGCGCAGCACATGCTCTTCGGCAATGCGCACGGCCAGGTCGTGCTTGTCGATCACATAGTGGTAGAGCGTGGCCTTGGAGACACCACAGGCGGCGGCCACCTCGTTCATGGAGGTGCCCGCATAGCCGCGCTGCGCGAACAGCTGGGCGGCATGGGAGAGGATCATTTCGCGCTGGCCATCGTAGCCAGCAGGGTCACGTACGCGGGCCATGCGGCGGCGTCCTTTCGGGATGTGTCGTTGCCATCGGCCGGCGGAGCTTGCACCCGCCCGGCCTGCGCGGCGATTATGGACGGACGGCGGCGCGCGCCCGCGCGATTACCAGTTTTCAGGGATATGCAAAGATGCGGGCGTCCCCCACAGTCCGGCATCCATACTGCCGTTCCTGCGCCCACCTCCCTCCATGCACACCCATCTGCTTTTCCAAGAGTCCACGCTTCCCGCGCCTGTGCTGGTGGTGGAGGACGAGCCGCTGATCCGCCAGCGGCTGCAGTCCGTGCTGGGCCAGCTCGGCTACACGCCGGATGCCATGCTGTTCGCCGGCTCCGTGGCACAGGCCCGTGCCTGCCTGGCCGAGCCCGTGGCCCTGGCCCTGGTGGACCTGGGCTTGCCCGACGGCAGCGGCATCGACCTGATCGCACAGATGCGCGGCGCCGACCCGGCCATGGGCATCCTGGTGATCTCGGCCTGGAGCACGGAAGACGCCATCCTTGCCGCACTGCGCGCAGGCGCCACCGGCTATGTGCTCAAGGAGCGCGATGACCTGGAGGTCTCTCTGTCCATCCGCAGCGTGCTGCGTGGCGGCGCGCCCATCGATCCCTTCATCGCGCGGCGCGTCATCGCCGAACTGCAGGGCTCCATGCCGGCCACGGCAGGTGACGACCCTCAGGCCGCGCTGAGTGCGCGCGAAAGCCAGATCCTGCGCCTGGTGGCCGAGGGCCTGACCAATCGCGAGATCGCCGAGCAACTGCATCTGTCGCGCTACACGGTCGAATGCCACATCAAGCACATCTACCGCAAGCTGGCCGTTTCATCGCGCACCCGCGCCGTCAGCGCGGCGCGATCGCGCGGCCTGCTGGGCTGAGACCCATGGACCCGCGGCGCCGGCTCGCGGCCCGTGCGCTGGCCAATGTAATCAAGCACAGCAGGTGCAGGTGGAGCCGCAGTGGACCGAGCCGCGCTGGATGATGCCGCGCATCACCGATGACGGCGCGGGCTTCGACGTGGCCGCCGTGCAGCATGCAGGCGCGCATGCAGCGCCTGGGCGGCCACCTGGACATGGATTCCGGGCCGGACCTGACCACGCTGGCCGCCTGGCTCCCCGTAGCCGAGCCCGCACCGCAGCATGGCGGCGAGGACACGGCCCAGGCCGCCGCGCGCGGGCCCGTCAGCGGGAAAAGCGCCCTATCCCCGCACTGACGCCGGCCGGTGTCAGCACATCGTCGAAATACTCCAGCGTGAGCTGGTTGCCATCGAAGACGGCCTGGGACAGGCTGCCTGGCGAGTCCCCTTCGGGCACGAAGCTGAAAACGTCCCCATCCCAGTGGCTGAGCACGATGCGCTGCTGCCCCAGGCTGATTTGCAGCCCGGCGCCACCGGCCTGCAGGCCGACCTGGGCCGGGCCGTAAAAGCGGTTGGCATAGCTGCCCACGTAGGCGCCCAGCGGCCGTGGCGGCCGGGGAAACGTGGGCCGGGTCTTGCCCACCAGCGCCCCGTGGGGCTGCATGATGGGCGCGAGCCGCCGGGTCCAGATGCCTTCCCAGTCCTGGCGCTGGCGCCCCCATTCGACCAGGTCCAGGAACTGCGAGACCACGATCTCGGGCAGGCCGATGGGCATGCCGTTGGTCAGCACCACGATGCCCAGCTTGAGCTCGGGCATGACGGTGAAGCTGGTCGCGCTGCCCGTGCCGAAGGCGCCCGAGTGGCTGTAGGTGGTGCGCCCCGCCTCGGACACGCCCACGTTGAAGCCGAAGCCGTAGTAGCGCGCAGGCTCGCCGTTGCCGACCGGCGACTGCAGCATCTGCGGCGACAGCGCCGTGCGCAGCGCCTGTGCGTCGACCACCTGGCGGCCCTCGAAACGGCCCTCGTCCAGCACCATCATCATCCAGCGCGCCATGTCGCGCACCGTGGAGCTGACACCGCCGGCCGCGGACTGCGCGTCAGGCCTGCGCACGGGGCCCGGCTGCCAGACGCCGTTGACGCGCAGGTGGCCGGCCGCACGGTTGGCACGCGCCTCGAAGTCGGCGAAGCGCGAGCTGGTCTGGGTCATGCCCAGCGGGCCGTAGAGGGCCTGCTGCGACAGCGCGGCCCAGGACTGGCCGGCGATGGCGGCCACCGCCTCGGCCCCCGTGGTCAGGCCGAAGTTGCTGTAGGCGTACCGGGTGCCCACGGGCCGCAGCGGCAGGTAGCGCAGGCGTTCCAGGATCTGGCGCTGGTCATAACCCAGCTCCTCCAGCGTGTCGCCCGCCTGGCCGGGCAGGCCCGAGCGGTGCGCATACAGGTCGCCCACGGTGATCCGCTGCGCGGCGTCGGCATCCTCCAGCGTCCACCAGGGCAGGCCCTGCTGCACGCGCGTGTCCCAGGATACGCGCCGCTGACCCACCTGCTGCGCCACCACGGTGGCACCCACGGACTTGGAGACCGAGGCCAGCTGGAACACGGTGTCGGCATCGACGCCCAGCGCGGAGCCCAGGCGGCGCACGCCCATGCCCCGGGCGTAGACCAGGCGACCTTCATGCACCACGGCCACGGCCACCCCGGGCACGCCCGTGCGCCGCATCTGGGTGCGCACCAGGCCGTCGAGCTCATCGAGTGCACGCCGGACCCGGTCCGAGCCGGGCGGGCCGATGGGGTCGCCCCAGGAAATCTCCCCGTTGCAGCCGGCCGTCGCCACGGCGCCCAGGGCCGCGCCCAGCAAATGCCGGCGCGCAAGAATCGGTGAAGCCATGGGATCTCCTGTGGTGCGGTCAAAAAATGAAAAAAAGGGGCGGTCATGCCGCCCCCGTGACGATAGCAAATCACGCCGCGGCGGCCCTGCCCGGCGTCAAGGGAGGGTCAGCCGGATCCACGGCCGCGATGATGCCCCCGCCCAGGCACACGTCGCCGTCGTAGAGCACGGCCGACTGGCCGGGCGTGACGGCCCATTGGGCCTCGGGAAAGTCGAGCCGGAAACCTTCGGGCGTGGCGCCCGAGATCAGGGCCGGCGAGTCGGGCTGGCGGTAGCGCGTCTTGGAGCCGTAGGCCTTGCCCTCGGCCGGCGCATGGCCCGCGACCCAGCTGACCTGGTCGGCCAGCAGCGCCTGCGACAGCAGCCAGGGGTGGTCGTGGCCCTGCACCACGCGCAGCGTGTTGCTGTCCAGTTCCTTGCGTGCCACGAACCAGGGCGCGTGGTCGCCGCCGCCGCGCGGCGCGCCCTTTTCCTTGATGCCGCCGATGCCCAGGCCCGAGCGCTGCCCCAGCGTGTAGAAGGACAGGCCCACATGCCTGCCCAGCTTGCGGTTGCGGTCGTCGAGAATGGGGCCGGGCTCCTTGCTGATGTAGCGGTTCAGGAAGTCGCGGAATGGCCGCTCGCCGATGAAGCAGATGCCCGTGGAATCCTTCTTCTTTGCGTTGGGCAGGCCGATCTCCTCGGCGATGCGGCGCACCTCGGTCTTCTTCAGCTCGCCCACGGGGAACATGGCCTTGGACAGCTGGGCCTGGTTCAGGCGGTGCAGGAAGTAGCTCTGGTCCTTGGCCGGGTCCAGCCCCTTGAGCAGCTCGAACAGCTGCGTGTCCGGGTTCTGGCGCACGCGCGCATAGTGGCCCGTGGCGATCTTCTCGGCGCCCAGGCGCATGGCGTGGTCGAGGAAGGCCTTGAACTTGATCTCGGCATTGCACAGCACGTCCGGATTGGGGGTGCGGCCCGCCTGGTATTCGCGCAGGAACTCGGCGAAGACGCGGTCCTTGTACTCGGCGGCGAAGTTCACATGCTCGATCTCGATGCCGACCACGTCGGCCACGGCGGCGGCATCGACGAAATCGACGTTGGACGAGCAGTACTCGCTGTCGTCGTCATCTTCCCAGTTCTTCATGAAGATGCCGACCACTTCATGGCCCTGCTGCTTGAGGAGATGGGCCGTGACGGCGGAATCCACACCGCCCGACAGGCCCACCACGACGCGGTGTTTAGTCATGGGCAGCGATTATCCCAGCGTGCCCCGAACGCTGTGCACCACGGGCTTTGCGACAGGCTTTTACATCGATGCAACCACGGTGCACCCCTCCATGCTGTCCAGTGCGGCAGCCCCGCCACGAAGAAACAAGAACTTACACAAGCAACAACCGATTCGAAGATGATCGGGCCCAGCCACGCCCTGCCCACGCAGGCGCCCAGCCAGGCACATATCAATTCACAACAGCAAAGAGGGGGTTCCATGCCCGGTTTCGTCCGCAAGATTCTCATTTTCGTCACCGGCTATGCATGGCTGGTCCTGCTGGCAGGCCCCGGCCTGGCCGCGCTGTCGCTGTACAGCGGCTGGAAGGCCGAGGGCGACCATGCCTATGTGGCCCGCGAGCAGCTGGCCACCGTCAAGGGCAAGGTGGTCGAGGCCGCCGAGGTCACCGTCAAGAAAAAGCGCCGCTCCACCAGGCACTACTACCAGATCAGCGTGCAGCCCGAGGGCGGCGGCGATGTGCGCAAGCTGCGCATCGACTACAGCACGCCCCAGCAGCTCGTGGCATCCATGATCGACGAGCAGGTCACCACGCTGTCCGATCCCGACGACAGCGACCTGGTCTACGAAGCGAGCATTGGCGGCAAGACCCTGATCAGCTATGAGGACACGCGCCAGCGCCTGCAGGCCGAAGCCAGCGCATCGGCCCAGTCCTTCAGCGGCGCGGGGCTGTGGATCGCCGCCCTCATCCTGACGCTGATCGGCGGCGCGGGCGTCTGGCTCAACCGCAGGCTGCGCGCCGCCCAGGCCAACGCCGAGAACCAGACCGTGGCGGCCTGAGCCTCGGCGCGCACCGGCCCGCCCGGCATCGTTCATCGACAAAGACAGAGAGAGGGGGACGGGGCGCATCCGCGCTGCGTCCCTGTGGTCCCGCAACCCTGGAGAAGTGATCCATGAACCCGAACGTCCTGACCCCCGATTCGCCGCAAGGCGCCCCCTTCGAGCGCCGTGATTTCATCGTCGCCACCTACAAGCACCTGGGCGCGGCCATCCTGGCCTTTGTCGTGCTGTCCGCGCTGCTGATGGTCAGCGGCTTTTCCGGCGCCACGGCCAGGATGCTGGTCGCCAGCGGCAGCAAGTTCCTGTGGCTGGGCGTGATGGGTGCCTTCATGCTGGTGGGATGGCTGGCCTCGCACCTGGCCGACAACGCAGAGAGCCCGCAGACGCAGCTCATGGGCCTGGGCCTGTACGTGCTGGCCGAAGGCCTGATCTTCGCGCCCATGTTCGGCATCGCCCAACTGGTGGCGCCGGGCGCCATCGGCGCGGCGGCCTTCATCACGCTGCTGCTCGTGGGAGCACTGACCTGGACGGCCTTCACCAGCAAGACCGATTTCTCCTTCCTCGGCGGCATCCTCAAGGTCGTGGGACTGGTCGCGCTGGGCACCATCATCGCGGGCGCCATCTTCGGCTTCAAGCTGGGCATCTGGTTCTCCGGGATCATGGTGGCCTTCGCCGGCGCCTGCGTGCTCTACGACACCTCGCGCATCATCCACGACTATCCGGCCGACCGCCCCGCGGGCGCGGCACTGCACCTGTTCGCCTCCATCGCCCTCATGCTCTGGTATGTGCTGCGCATCCTGATCAGCCTGGCCAGCAACGACGATTGATCGCACCGCCAACGCGGTGAAGACACGGGCGGCATGCGCAGGCATGCCGCCTCTTCTTTTGTGGCGCTGAAATAATGGCGGCCACCCATTCCGATCCCCGCCGCTCGCCCCCATGCGCTACGACCTGACCGATCTCAAGCTGTTCATGGCCATCGCCCAGGCCGGCAATCTCTCGCGTGCCAGCCAGGCGCGGCACCTGACGCCCTCGGCCGCCAGCCAGCGGCTGCGCAACCTGGAGCAGGCCCTGGGCTGCCAGCTGTTCACGCGCGAGCACAAGGGCATGCGGCTGACCGAGGAAGGCCACGCCATGCTGGAGCATGCGCGCGGCATCTTCGCCGCCATCGACGGCATGGAGGCCGAGGCCGCCCTGCTGGGCAGCAGCCTGCAGGGCAAGGCGACGCTGGCGGCCAACAGTTCCTCGCTGCACGGCTTCATCGGCCCGCACATCGGCGAGTTCCTGACCGCCTTTCCCGAGGTCAACCTGACCCTGGTGGAGCAGACCAGCGAGACGATTGCCGCCAGCGTGGCCGAGGGCGAGGCCGACCTGGGCATCTACGCGGGCGAGCCCATGGCCGGCGCCTTGGCCTGCGAGACCTTCGCGCTGGACCGCCTGGTGGTGATCGCGCCGCCCGACCATCCGCTGGCGACCCGGGACGACGGGATGCCGCAGGAGGGCGACGGCCCCTCCTGCCGCTTCTTCGACACCCTGTCCCATGCCTTCGTGGGCATGGCGCTGACCAGCAGCAACTACGCCTTTCTGCGGGAGGTGGCCAAGCGCCATGGCCGGCCGCTGCGCTGCCGCATCCATGTGGACGACTTCACCTCCATCGTGCGGCTGGTCTCGCAGGGCGTGGGCCTGGCCATCATTCCGCACAGCATCTACCGCAGGCTCGGCACCGCGCATGCGGTGGCCTGCCTGCCGCTGGAGGAAACCTGGGCACGGCGCCCGCTGCAGCTGGTGCGCTCCAGCGAACGGCCGCTGACGCCCACCGCGCAGCGGCTGCGCGGCTTTCTGAAAGGGCTGGCCGACGAAGCCTAGTCTGGCCAAGGCCCAGGTTCAGGCCTGGGCCTTGGCCTGCTTGCGCTCCAGGAAGGCATTCATGTGGTGCTGCGGCTCGCCCGTGTTGAAGGCCGCGCCGAACTCGGCCACGCTGTCGGTGATGGCCGAATCCACGCCCATGCCCTCCCAGCGGCGCAGCAGGCGTTTTTGCTGGCGCAGCGCCGCGATACCGATCTGGCCCAGGCCCTCGGCAATCTGCGCGATGCGCGCATCGAGCTGGTCGCCGGGCACGCATTCGTTGAGCAGGCCCCAGCGCTCGGCCTGCAGGGCGGCTATGTTCTCGCCCGTGAGCAGCAGCCAGCTGGCGCGCGTGCCGCCGATCTGCGCGGGCATCATGGCCGCGTGGATCACCGAGGGAATGCCGACCTTGACCTCGGGCATGCCCACCACGGCATCATCGGCCGCGATGCGCAGGTCGGCCGCCATGGCCAGCTCCAGCCCGCCGCCCAGCGTATGGCCCTGCAGACGCGCGATCACGGGCACGGGGAAATGCCGCACCGCGTTGCACAGGTCGCGCAGCCCGCTGATGAAGGCGCGTGCCGAGGCGACATCCAGCGATGCCATCTCGCGGATGTCGGCTCCCGCGACAAAGGCCCGCGTGCCCGATCCGCGCAGCACCAGGCAGTGCAGGCCGGGGCGCTCGGCCAGCTCGGCCAGTTGCGCCGTCAGCGCACGGATCACGGGCGTGCCCAGGATGTTCAGCGGGCCACCGCCCGTGATGGTGAGCACGGCGGTTTGTGGGGTGGGAAAGTTCACTTCGTACATGGCCAATCTCCTCACAGTTTCTCGAATCCGATGTCACGGATCAGTTGGGCCCAGGCGCGATTGGAACGCTCCACCGTCTGCCTGAACTGCGCAGGCTCCTGGAAGTCCACGACGGCGCCCTGCTGCTCGATGGTCTTGATCAGCTCGGGCTTTTGCAAGGTCTTGCGCAGGGCTTCGCTGAGCCTGGCAAGAATGGCGGGATCAAGCCTGGCAGGCGCGCCCAGGCCGTACCAGGACATGTCGTTCATGGGCTTGAGTCCGGCCTCGGCATAGGTGGGCACGCCGGGCAGGGCCGGCAGGCGCACGGGGCTGGACACGGCCAGGGCCCGCAACTGGCCGCCCGCGATCAAGGCGCCCGAGGAGGGCATGTTGTCGAACACCACGTCGAGCTGCCCCGCCATCAGGTCGTTGAGCGCCGGCCCCAGGCCCTTGTAGGGCACATGGGTGAGGGTAGTGCCCGTGGTGCTGCCGAACAGCGCGCCGCTCAGGTGGCTGAGCCCGCCATTGCCCGAGGAGCCGTAGTTGAGCTTGCCCGGCGCAGCGCGCGCGGCGTCGCTCACGTCCCTGGCGCTCCTGTAGGCCGATCCTGCGCTGACCACCATCACGCCCGGCACGTTGGCGATGTTGGTGATGGGGGTGAAGTCCTTCACCGGGTCATACGCGGGCTTGGCGTAGACGTTGGGGTTCACGGCGTGCGAGCTCTCCACCATCATCACCAGGGTGTAGCCGTCGGCCGGCTGCTTGGCCGCATAGGCCGAGCCCGTGCTGCCGCCCGCGCCGGGGCGGTTTTCCACCACCACGGGCTGGCCCAGGGTCTCGCCCAGGTAGCGGGCCGCCACGCGCGCGATCACATCGGTGGCGCCGCCCACCGCATAGGGCACGACCAGGCGCACCGGCCGGTCGGGATAGCTGCCAGCCCCTGAGGCATGCGCCAGGGGCATGGCCGCGAGCAGGGACGCTGTCAGGAAGATCTTGCGTACTGTCATCCTTGTCTCCTTTTTTGAATCGAACCGGAAAATTCAGAGCCCGTGCGGCGGCCCGCCCAGCACGGGCGGCGGCAGCACCTGGGCGCCGCTGCCGGCCGGCACCATGGGGTTGCGCACCAGCTTCAGCGTGCCCAGCTGCGGGTGCTCCACCGTCTGCAGCATCTGGCGGTGCCGCACCTGCGGATGGGCGAAGACCTGTTCCAGGGTGTTGATGCAGCCCCAGGGCACCTGGGCGGTGTCCAGCGCCTCGGTCAGGGCCTGCAAGGCCCAGCTGCCCAGCGCGGCGCGCAGCAGGGGGCGCAGCTGCGCCATGCCGGTCAGGCGCGCGGCATTGGTGGCAAAGCGCGCGTCCAGGTGCCAGTCCGTGCCCAGCACGGAGCACAGGGCGGCGAACTGCCCGTCATTGCCGATGGCCAGGATGAAATGCCCGTCTTCGCAGGCAAACACCTCGTAGGGCGCGCAATTGGGATGGGCGTTGCCCGTGCGGCGCGGGTTCTCGCCGCTGACCAGGTAATTGGCCGCCTGGTTGGCATTCATGGCCACGGCCACGTCCAGCAGCGCCAGGTCGATGTGCTGGCCGCACCCCGTGCGCTGGCGCTGCACCACGGCCGCCAGCACGGCGCTGGTGGCATACATGCCCGTCATCAGGTCCACCACGGCCACGCCCGTGCGCAGCGGGCCCGCGCCGGGCTCGCCATCGGCCACGCCCGTGTAGCCCATGAGGCCGCCCAGGCCCTGGAACACATAGTCGTAGCCGGGCTTGTGCGCCAGCGGCCCGCTCTGGCCGAAGCCCGTGATCGACAGGTAGATCAGCCCCGGGTTGATGGCGGCCAGCGCCGCGTAGTCCAGCCCGTGGCGCGCCAGCGCGCCGGCCTTGTAGTTCTCCACCAGCACGTCGGCATCGCGGATCTGACGCAGCAGCCAGGCATGCGAGGCCGGCTCGGTGAAGTCCAGCGCCACCGACTGCTTGCCGCGGTTGCAGGACAGGAAGTAGGCCGACACGGCCTCGCCACCGGGCGCCTGCACGAAGGGCGGGCCCCAGGCGCGCGTGTCGTCGCCTGTGCCGGGACGCTCGATCTTGAGCACCTTCGCGCCCAGGTCGGCGAGGTTCTGTGTGCACCACGGCCCCGCGAGGATGCGGGACAGGTCCACCACACGCAGGCCGTCGAGGGCATGGCCCAGTCCATTGGTTTGTTGCATGGACCCGATGCTCGCGGCTTGGCGCGCGGCGGTTCATCGGTCATTGCTTCACGCAGCGTTCGCGGAAACTGCACGCCCCGCATACGGGATGGCGTCCTCCACCGTTTCCCAGATGAACCGGCCCGAGGGGCTTTGCTGCTCCTCCACCACATGCGCCACCAGCCCGGCGGCCCGCGAGATGACGGCAAAGCCGCGCATCACGGCCGTGGGCACGCCGATCTCGCCCAGCAGGGCGGCCACGGCCCCCGTGGCATTGATGGTGATGGGCCGGCCCGCTGCGGCGTCCACGGCGGCCGAGAGGATTTCGAGCGCGCGGATTCTGCTGCCCGCCAGTTCGGGTTCGGCGCGGCCCATGTCCAGCAGCTTGTAGGCGCGCGGGTCCACCGGCTTGTGCAGGTGGTGGCCAAAGCCGGGCACGGGGCTTCTCAAGGCCTTGTGGTGCGCGGCGATGGCGCGGGCCTCGGCATCGGGGTCGGCAGCGGCGGCGATGCGGTCGAGCAGCACGGAACAGTTCTCCATGGTGCCCACGAAGGAGCTGCCCACGGCCAGCAGGCCGCTGGCGACGGCGCCTTGCAGGTTCTCGGGCGCGCTCATGTAGATGAGGCGCGTGGCAATGGCGCTGGGCGTCAGGCCATGCTCCATCAGCACGATGAGCACCACGTCCGCGATGCGCAGGTCCACGGGGCGCGGCGCGCGGCCCAGGATCTGCATCAGCATCACCTCGGTGAAGGTCTTCTTGCCCATCAGGTCCTCGACCAGGTCGGCATCGCGGTAATGCAGGCTGGTGAGGGTATGGGAGCATAGGCGGGTAACGGGGGGTTGGGAGGTTGCCATGGCCAGGGTTTCCTTGTGATGTTGTGCGGGGTCAGCGGTGGATCAGCGGTGATCAGCGGGGTGCCAGCGCGAGCTCGCGCACGGCCGTCTTGAGCAGCTTGCCCACGGGGGAGCGCGGCAGGCTGGCGTGAAAGTGGATGCGCTTGGGTGTCTGCACGGGGCCCAGGCGCTGGCGCACGAAGGCGATGAGCTCGGCCTCGTCCGGCCGCTGGTCCGGGCGCAGTTCGGTGCGCAGCTGGACGGCGGCCTGCACGGCCTCGCCCCAATGGTCGTCGGGGATGCCGAAGACTACGCACTCGTGCACGGCCGGGTGCTGGCCCAGGGCGTTTTCCACATCCACGGGATAGACGTTGAAGCCGCCCGTGATGACCAGATCCTTCAGGCGGTCCTTGAGGTGCAGGTAGCCCTGTGCATCGATCAGGCCCCGGTCCCCCGTGTGCAGCCAGCCGTCCACCAGGGTCTCGGCCGTCTTGCCGGGCAGGCGCCAGTAGCCGCTCATCAGCAGATCGCCGCGCGCCACGACCTCGCCCACCTCGCCCCGGGGCAGCAGGCAGCCATCGGGCGACATGATGGCCAGGTCGCTGAACCAGGTGGCCCGGCCCACGGAGGTCCACAGGCCTTCGTCCTCGAAGTCCTCGGGCCGCATGGCCGTGAGGATCTGCGGCGCCTCGGTCTGGCCATAGGTGGTGGCCAGCACGGGGCCGAAGAAGGCGCGCACCTGGCGGATTTTCTCGGGCGGCATGGCGGCGCCGCCGTAGATGAGGCGGCGCAGGCCGGGGAAGTCCGCACGGCTGGCGCCCGGCAGCGCCATCAGCATGTAGATCAGGGTGGGCGGCATGAAGCACACGGTGCCGCCGCGCCGGGCAAAGGCGTTGCGCACGGCCTGGGCACCCGCGCCGTCGAGCAGCACATGGCAGCCGCCCTGCGCGAGGATGGGCAGCAGATAGGTGGACGTGCCATGCGTGATGGGCGCGGCCATGACGTAGCGGTCATGCTCATCGAACCCCCAGGCCTGGATCTGGTTGGCGATGCCGGCCATCCAGGCGCGGCAAGGCTGCATCACGCCCTTGGGCAGGCCCGTGGTGCCGCCCGTGAACTTGATGGCCTGGATGGCATCGGCGGGCAGGTCGGGCACCGCAGGCAAAGCGCCGGTCTGCACCGCGCCGGTCTGCGCCTGCTCCAGCGCCTGCGTGCCTTCGCCCAGCACCACGTGGATGCCCGGCGCCCCTTGTACCAGCGCAGCGCCGCCGGCATCGCACAGCACGATGGAAGGCTCGGTGGCATCGATGATGCGGCGCACCTCGGACTGCGTGCTCTTGGGATTGAGCGGCACCCAGATCTTGCCGCTGGCCATCACCGCCAGCAGGGCGGCGATATGGTCTGCGCTGTTGCCCGCGCAGATGCCCACGCGGCTTTGCACGGCGGGCTCCAGCGCCTGCAGGCCGGCCGCCAGCGCAGCCACCTTGCGGGCCAGCGCGTCATAGCGGATGCAGCCGTCCGGTGCGTCGATGGCAATGCGCTGCGGCCAGCGTTCGGCCGCGCGCCAGAAAAAATCAATGGGTTGCATGGGGGTCGTCTCCTTGTGGTGCCGTTGTG
It encodes:
- a CDS encoding TetR/AcrR family transcriptional regulator is translated as MARVRDPAGYDGQREMILSHAAQLFAQRGYAGTSMNEVAAACGVSKATLYHYVIDKHDLAVRIAEEHVLRLEALVNDTLQAHADPEQRLHALIRGFGREYAQAQNAHRVLTEDVRFLREEDQQRILDVERRVVAAFAQTIAQVRGEPADSALGKPLAMLLFGMINWTFTWLKPGGMLDHDAIGTMVSQLFFGGVRAVSAPDEKKPRKARQA
- a CDS encoding LuxR C-terminal-related transcriptional regulator — encoded protein: MHTHLLFQESTLPAPVLVVEDEPLIRQRLQSVLGQLGYTPDAMLFAGSVAQARACLAEPVALALVDLGLPDGSGIDLIAQMRGADPAMGILVISAWSTEDAILAALRAGATGYVLKERDDLEVSLSIRSVLRGGAPIDPFIARRVIAELQGSMPATAGDDPQAALSARESQILRLVAEGLTNREIAEQLHLSRYTVECHIKHIYRKLAVSSRTRAVSAARSRGLLG
- a CDS encoding serine hydrolase, translated to MASPILARRHLLGAALGAVATAGCNGEISWGDPIGPPGSDRVRRALDELDGLVRTQMRRTGVPGVAVAVVHEGRLVYARGMGVRRLGSALGVDADTVFQLASVSKSVGATVVAQQVGQRRVSWDTRVQQGLPWWTLEDADAAQRITVGDLYAHRSGLPGQAGDTLEELGYDQRQILERLRYLPLRPVGTRYAYSNFGLTTGAEAVAAIAGQSWAALSQQALYGPLGMTQTSSRFADFEARANRAAGHLRVNGVWQPGPVRRPDAQSAAGGVSSTVRDMARWMMMVLDEGRFEGRQVVDAQALRTALSPQMLQSPVGNGEPARYYGFGFNVGVSEAGRTTYSHSGAFGTGSATSFTVMPELKLGIVVLTNGMPIGLPEIVVSQFLDLVEWGRQRQDWEGIWTRRLAPIMQPHGALVGKTRPTFPRPPRPLGAYVGSYANRFYGPAQVGLQAGGAGLQISLGQQRIVLSHWDGDVFSFVPEGDSPGSLSQAVFDGNQLTLEYFDDVLTPAGVSAGIGRFSR
- the mnmA gene encoding tRNA 2-thiouridine(34) synthase MnmA — translated: MTKHRVVVGLSGGVDSAVTAHLLKQQGHEVVGIFMKNWEDDDDSEYCSSNVDFVDAAAVADVVGIEIEHVNFAAEYKDRVFAEFLREYQAGRTPNPDVLCNAEIKFKAFLDHAMRLGAEKIATGHYARVRQNPDTQLFELLKGLDPAKDQSYFLHRLNQAQLSKAMFPVGELKKTEVRRIAEEIGLPNAKKKDSTGICFIGERPFRDFLNRYISKEPGPILDDRNRKLGRHVGLSFYTLGQRSGLGIGGIKEKGAPRGGGDHAPWFVARKELDSNTLRVVQGHDHPWLLSQALLADQVSWVAGHAPAEGKAYGSKTRYRQPDSPALISGATPEGFRLDFPEAQWAVTPGQSAVLYDGDVCLGGGIIAAVDPADPPLTPGRAAAA
- a CDS encoding Bax inhibitor-1 family protein — encoded protein: MNPNVLTPDSPQGAPFERRDFIVATYKHLGAAILAFVVLSALLMVSGFSGATARMLVASGSKFLWLGVMGAFMLVGWLASHLADNAESPQTQLMGLGLYVLAEGLIFAPMFGIAQLVAPGAIGAAAFITLLLVGALTWTAFTSKTDFSFLGGILKVVGLVALGTIIAGAIFGFKLGIWFSGIMVAFAGACVLYDTSRIIHDYPADRPAGAALHLFASIALMLWYVLRILISLASNDD
- a CDS encoding LysR substrate-binding domain-containing protein, with protein sequence MRYDLTDLKLFMAIAQAGNLSRASQARHLTPSAASQRLRNLEQALGCQLFTREHKGMRLTEEGHAMLEHARGIFAAIDGMEAEAALLGSSLQGKATLAANSSSLHGFIGPHIGEFLTAFPEVNLTLVEQTSETIAASVAEGEADLGIYAGEPMAGALACETFALDRLVVIAPPDHPLATRDDGMPQEGDGPSCRFFDTLSHAFVGMALTSSNYAFLREVAKRHGRPLRCRIHVDDFTSIVRLVSQGVGLAIIPHSIYRRLGTAHAVACLPLEETWARRPLQLVRSSERPLTPTAQRLRGFLKGLADEA
- a CDS encoding enoyl-CoA hydratase, whose protein sequence is MYEVNFPTPQTAVLTITGGGPLNILGTPVIRALTAQLAELAERPGLHCLVLRGSGTRAFVAGADIREMASLDVASARAFISGLRDLCNAVRHFPVPVIARLQGHTLGGGLELAMAADLRIAADDAVVGMPEVKVGIPSVIHAAMMPAQIGGTRASWLLLTGENIAALQAERWGLLNECVPGDQLDARIAQIAEGLGQIGIAALRQQKRLLRRWEGMGVDSAITDSVAEFGAAFNTGEPQHHMNAFLERKQAKAQA
- a CDS encoding Bug family tripartite tricarboxylate transporter substrate binding protein: MTVRKIFLTASLLAAMPLAHASGAGSYPDRPVRLVVPYAVGGATDVIARVAARYLGETLGQPVVVENRPGAGGSTGSAYAAKQPADGYTLVMMVESSHAVNPNVYAKPAYDPVKDFTPITNIANVPGVMVVSAGSAYRSARDVSDAARAAPGKLNYGSSGNGGLSHLSGALFGSTTGTTLTHVPYKGLGPALNDLMAGQLDVVFDNMPSSGALIAGGQLRALAVSSPVRLPALPGVPTYAEAGLKPMNDMSWYGLGAPARLDPAILARLSEALRKTLQKPELIKTIEQQGAVVDFQEPAQFRQTVERSNRAWAQLIRDIGFEKL